Proteins co-encoded in one Oreochromis aureus strain Israel breed Guangdong linkage group 3, ZZ_aureus, whole genome shotgun sequence genomic window:
- the LOC116330748 gene encoding transmembrane protein 272-like: MEGSQRPQFICGLRYITIGLTLFFLYFIFIGQGMIGSGVFDCPRQPFISLYMSLYGIIPVFLALSLWCNWCNGVCWSVTTIFFCCWFIAGSIVIYSIYEPKYDKTTAQPDLYCNKTLYLFAFWFTNMTYILLALIFLSYCCCRQRGDGDNETQTLVR; this comes from the exons ATGGAGGGGAGTCAGAGACCACAATTCATCTGTGGACTGCGATACATAACAATAG GGcttactttgttttttctttactttataTTTATTGGTCAAGGGATGATTG GTTCAGGTGTATTTGACTGTCCCAGACAGCCTTTTATCTCCCTCTACATGTCCCTGTATGGGATCATACCGGTCTTCTTGGCACTGAGCTTATGGTGTAACTGGTGCAATGGTGTCTGTTGGTCTGTAACCACCATCTTCTTCTGTTGCTGGTTTATTGCTG gtAGCATCGTCATCTACTCCATTTATGAACCCAAGTACGACAAGACTACTGCACAGCCTGATCTCTACTGCAACAAGACGCTCTACCTGTTCGCATTTTGGTTCACCAACATGACCTACATACTATTAGCACTGATCTTTTTATCCTATTGCTGTTGTAGACAACGAGGTGATGGTGATAATGAGACTCAAACACTTGTGCGGTAA